A stretch of the Notolabrus celidotus isolate fNotCel1 chromosome 3, fNotCel1.pri, whole genome shotgun sequence genome encodes the following:
- the prrg4 gene encoding transmembrane gamma-carboxyglutamic acid protein 4 — translation MAMFFHLFILLQLLSYGDLACMRRLLTTDEGDQEVFVDQGDANSFLGRHLLFNRFDFEIFVPGNLERECYEEVCNYEEAREVFESTQDTDDFWEKYISDKDKRSRVDVTSLLVGLIAAGVTIVIVGLLLWYFCQGKCKDDLSRASSIRARPRRSNASLIMRRLEEVSLQPVVPPAPPHLVEEMDPPGLPSYEQAIAKSGQHDAPPPPYPGSRAGSIRR, via the exons ATGGCCATGTTTTTTCATCTGTTCATACTCCTCCAACTTCTGTCATATGGAGATCTGGCCTGTATGAGGAGGCTGTTGACCACAGATGAAGGAGACCAAGAAG TATTTGTAGATCAGGGGGACGCAAACTCGTTCCTGGGTCGCCATCTACTGTTCAACCGGTTCGACTTTGAGATTTTTGTGCCTGGAAATCTGGAGAGGGAGTGTTATGAAGAAGTCTGCAATTATGAGGAAGCGAGGGAGGTCTTTGAAAGCACCCAGGATACA GATGATTTCTgggaaaaatacatttcag ATAAGGACAAGCGCTCTCGGGTAGACGTGACCTCTCTGTTAGTGGGACTGATTGCTGCTGGAGTGACCATTGTTATTGTCGGCCTCCTGCTCTGGTATTTCTGTCAAGGAAAATGCAAGGATGACTTAAGCCGGGCTAG CTCCATTCGGGCTCGACCCAGGAGAAGTAACGCTTCTCTAATAATGCGACGCCTAGAGGAGGTGTCCTTACAACCTGTGGTCCCCCCTGCACCCCCACACCTGGTGGAGGAAATGGACCCTCCAGGGCTGCCATCCTATGAGCAAGCGATAGCAAAAAGTGGACAACACGACGCCCCACCTCCTCCTTATCCTGG ctCAAGAGCTGGAAGCATTCGGCGATAG